A part of Geothrix oryzae genomic DNA contains:
- the ilvC gene encoding ketol-acid reductoisomerase: MAKIHYDADLGLIRARKVAILGFGSQGHAHALNLKDSGVHVRVGLPVASASRAKAEAQGLTVTTPAEAAAWADVIMVLTPDTGQGALYQEAIAPHLTPGKTLMFAHGFNIRYGCIQPPAGVDVSLVAPKSPGHRVREVFVEGGGTPALVAVHQDASGQALALALSYAAALGLTRAGVLETTFAEETETDLFGEKAVLCGGASALVKAGFETLVEAGYQPEIAYFECLHELKLIVDLMYRGGLSFMRYSISDTAEYGDYTGGPRLVTEQTKAEMKEILKEIQDGRYAAAWIEENRTGRRWFEAQRAADHDHPIEQVGRNLRRMMPFLDPVETPAPAARP, encoded by the coding sequence ATGGCCAAGATCCACTACGACGCCGACCTCGGCCTCATCCGCGCCCGCAAGGTCGCCATCCTGGGCTTCGGCTCCCAGGGTCACGCCCACGCCCTCAACCTCAAGGACAGCGGCGTCCATGTCCGCGTGGGGTTGCCGGTCGCCTCCGCCTCGCGGGCCAAGGCCGAAGCCCAGGGCCTCACGGTCACCACCCCCGCCGAAGCCGCAGCCTGGGCGGATGTGATCATGGTCCTCACCCCCGACACGGGGCAGGGCGCCCTCTACCAGGAAGCCATCGCGCCCCACCTGACGCCCGGCAAGACGCTGATGTTCGCCCACGGCTTCAACATTCGCTACGGCTGCATCCAGCCGCCCGCAGGGGTGGATGTCAGCCTGGTGGCCCCCAAGAGCCCCGGCCACCGGGTGCGCGAGGTCTTCGTGGAAGGCGGGGGCACGCCGGCCCTGGTGGCCGTCCACCAGGACGCCAGCGGGCAGGCCCTGGCCCTGGCGCTGTCCTATGCGGCGGCCCTTGGCCTCACTCGGGCAGGCGTCCTGGAGACAACCTTTGCGGAAGAAACTGAAACGGATCTCTTCGGTGAGAAGGCGGTGCTGTGCGGGGGGGCGAGCGCCCTCGTGAAGGCGGGTTTCGAGACCCTGGTGGAAGCCGGCTATCAGCCCGAGATTGCCTATTTCGAGTGTCTGCATGAATTGAAGCTCATCGTGGACTTGATGTATCGGGGCGGCCTCAGCTTCATGCGCTACAGCATCAGCGACACGGCGGAATACGGCGACTACACCGGAGGGCCCCGGCTGGTGACCGAGCAGACCAAGGCCGAGATGAAGGAGATCCTGAAGGAGATCCAGGACGGCCGCTACGCCGCCGCTTGGATCGAGGAGAACCGCACGGGGCGCCGGTGGTTCGAGGCCCAGCGGGCCGCGGATCATGACCACCCCATCGAACAGGTGGGCCGGAACCTGCGCCGCATGATGCCCTTCCTGGATCCCGTGGAGACGCCCGCGCCGGCGGCCCGGCCGTAG
- the ilvN gene encoding acetolactate synthase small subunit, whose translation MLQASRPQVLVVYTDDEPGVLTRIASLIRRRGFNIHSLTVGPTERAGLSRMTIVVDSEAPMVRQAVEHLRKLVNVLEVQQLGERPKVVRDLVLVRVAAGSEVRSEVLQLAQVFRATVVDLAEDSLVIECTGSLDKIDALVDAMRPFGILELGRTGAVAMARGTRTPSPRNAPVPLRTGTGSEAMSV comes from the coding sequence ATGCTCCAGGCTTCCAGACCCCAGGTCCTCGTGGTCTACACCGATGACGAACCGGGCGTCCTGACCCGCATCGCCTCCCTGATCCGGCGCCGCGGCTTCAACATCCACTCCCTCACCGTGGGCCCCACGGAGCGGGCCGGGCTGTCCCGCATGACCATCGTCGTGGATTCCGAGGCGCCCATGGTGCGCCAGGCCGTGGAGCATCTCCGCAAGCTGGTGAATGTCCTGGAGGTCCAGCAGCTGGGGGAGCGGCCCAAGGTGGTGCGCGACCTGGTGCTGGTGCGGGTGGCGGCCGGGTCTGAGGTGCGGTCCGAAGTACTCCAGCTGGCCCAGGTCTTCCGGGCCACCGTGGTGGACCTCGCCGAGGACAGCCTCGTCATCGAATGCACCGGCAGCCTCGACAAGATCGATGCCCTGGTGGATGCCATGCGGCCCTTCGGTATCCTCGAGTTGGGCCGCACTGGCGCCGTGGCCATGGCCCGCGGCACCCGCACGCCCTCACCCCGGAACGCCCCGGTGCCCCTTCGCACGGGCACCGGCTCGGAAGCCATGTCCGTCTGA
- the ilvB gene encoding biosynthetic-type acetolactate synthase large subunit, protein MSQDGTHTGAQLIWESLLREGVDTVFGYPGGAILPTYDAMVGYPIRHVLVRHEQSAAHMADGYARASGRVGVVVATSGPGATNLVTGLATAMLDSTPLVAITGQVGSALLGTDAFQEVDITGITIPVTKHNYLVTGAEDIVPALREAFAVARSGRPGPVLVDITKDAQQSRATLDWEAAAPQRHRRHLPPPPDSAGLARALELIRHAKRPVILAGHGIQLAGARAEVLALAERADIPFALTLLGLGAVPATHPLSLGMMGMHGESWVNRAIQEADLLLALGMRFDDRVTGKLKAYAPNARKIHIDIDASELNKNVPVEVAIAGDLLEVLRALLPEVPVADRSSWLGTIREWRGDSAVRDIQNLPDDGHLYAAHVMHDLWRLTKGEAVVVTDVGQHQMWEAQYYKHDGERSLITSGGAGTMGFALPAAIGAKLARPEAEVWVVAGDGGFQMTFAELMTAVQEGVKVHIAIINNGYLGMVRQWQAMFYEGRYAATPILSPDFVKLAEAFGIPGQRVEARGDLAAAVARARAAAGPSLIEFKVEQEDSVYPMVPAGAALHDMIRRPSSLAETGSDSA, encoded by the coding sequence ATGAGCCAGGACGGGACGCATACCGGGGCCCAGCTAATCTGGGAGAGCCTCCTGCGCGAAGGGGTGGACACGGTCTTCGGCTACCCCGGCGGAGCCATCCTGCCGACCTACGACGCCATGGTGGGCTACCCGATCCGGCATGTGCTGGTGCGCCACGAGCAGAGCGCCGCGCACATGGCCGATGGCTATGCCCGGGCCTCGGGCCGCGTGGGCGTGGTGGTGGCCACCTCGGGCCCCGGGGCCACGAACCTCGTCACCGGGTTGGCCACGGCCATGCTCGACTCCACGCCGCTGGTGGCGATCACCGGGCAGGTGGGCTCGGCCCTGCTGGGCACGGATGCCTTCCAGGAAGTGGACATCACGGGCATCACCATCCCCGTCACCAAGCACAACTACCTGGTGACGGGGGCCGAAGACATCGTCCCGGCCCTCCGCGAGGCCTTCGCGGTGGCCCGCAGCGGCCGCCCCGGCCCCGTGCTGGTGGACATCACCAAGGATGCCCAGCAGTCCCGGGCGACGCTGGACTGGGAGGCGGCCGCGCCCCAGCGCCACCGGCGCCACCTACCGCCCCCGCCGGATTCGGCCGGGTTGGCGCGCGCGCTGGAGTTGATCCGCCACGCCAAGCGGCCCGTCATCCTCGCCGGCCACGGCATCCAGCTGGCCGGGGCCCGGGCCGAAGTGCTGGCCCTGGCCGAGCGCGCCGACATCCCCTTCGCCCTGACCCTGCTGGGCCTGGGCGCCGTACCCGCCACGCATCCCCTCAGCCTCGGGATGATGGGCATGCACGGCGAATCCTGGGTGAACCGCGCCATCCAGGAGGCGGACCTCCTGCTGGCCCTGGGCATGCGCTTCGACGACCGCGTGACCGGCAAGCTCAAGGCATACGCCCCGAACGCCCGGAAGATCCACATCGACATCGACGCCAGCGAGCTGAACAAGAATGTGCCGGTGGAAGTGGCCATCGCGGGGGATCTGCTGGAAGTGCTCCGGGCGCTGCTGCCCGAGGTGCCGGTGGCGGACCGCTCGAGCTGGCTGGGCACCATCCGGGAATGGCGGGGCGATTCCGCCGTGCGCGACATCCAGAACCTGCCGGACGACGGGCACCTCTATGCGGCCCATGTCATGCACGACCTCTGGCGCCTCACGAAGGGCGAGGCGGTGGTGGTCACCGATGTGGGCCAGCACCAGATGTGGGAGGCCCAGTACTACAAGCACGACGGCGAACGGAGCCTCATCACCAGCGGGGGCGCGGGCACCATGGGCTTCGCGCTGCCCGCGGCCATCGGCGCCAAGCTGGCGCGGCCTGAGGCCGAGGTCTGGGTGGTGGCGGGCGACGGCGGCTTCCAGATGACCTTCGCGGAGCTCATGACGGCCGTGCAGGAGGGCGTGAAGGTCCACATTGCCATCATCAACAACGGCTACCTGGGCATGGTCCGCCAGTGGCAGGCGATGTTCTACGAGGGCCGCTATGCCGCCACGCCCATCCTGTCGCCGGACTTCGTGAAGCTGGCGGAGGCCTTCGGCATTCCGGGCCAGCGGGTGGAAGCCCGGGGCGATCTGGCCGCCGCCGTGGCCCGGGCCCGGGCGGCCGCAGGCCCGTCCCTCATCGAGTTCAAGGTCGAGCAGGAGGACAGCGTCTACCCCATGGTGCCGGCGGGCGCGGCGCTGCACGACATGATCCGCCGCCCCAGCTCCCTGGCCGAAACCGGCTCCGATTCCGCATGA
- the ilvD gene encoding dihydroxy-acid dehydratase, producing MTPTDQPLNRRSRVITQGAHRAPARAMLKAIGFTDEDLAKPIIGIANTWTEIGPCNYHLRELAERVKAGVRAAGGTPMEFCTVSISDGITMGTEGMKASLVSREVIADSIELVARGNAFDGLVCLSGCDKTNPGVAMALARLDIPGLILYGGSTAPGQCDGRDLTVQDVFEAVGAHSSGRLDDAGLKKVEDAACPGAGACGGQFTANTMASSLELIGLSPMGLNGIPAEDPRKGEAAETCGRLVMELLKRDLRPSAVLTREAFENAIAAVAATGGSTNAVLHYLALAREAGVPLTLEDFDQISARTPLLADLKPGGRFTATDLHAAGGIRLVAQRLLEGGKVHGAALTVTGRTLAEELASAQETPGQEVVRAASNPLKTSGGLVILRGSLAPEGAVVKVAGHERLHHTGPARVFETEDEAFAAVQAGRIDPGDVVVIRYEGPRGGPGMREMLGVTAALVGAGLGESVALLTDGRFSGATRGLMAGHVAPEAAVGGPIALVREGDTVVFDIPSRRLDLKVAGEELARRRAEWRTPAPRYRTGVFAKYAATVASAAEGAITVAR from the coding sequence ATGACGCCCACCGACCAGCCCCTGAACCGCCGCAGCCGAGTCATCACCCAGGGCGCCCATCGCGCTCCGGCCCGGGCCATGCTGAAGGCCATCGGCTTCACGGACGAGGACCTGGCCAAGCCCATCATCGGCATCGCTAACACCTGGACGGAGATCGGTCCCTGCAACTACCACCTGCGGGAACTGGCCGAGCGCGTGAAGGCCGGCGTGCGCGCCGCCGGGGGCACGCCCATGGAGTTCTGCACCGTCTCGATCAGCGACGGCATCACCATGGGCACCGAGGGCATGAAGGCCTCGCTGGTGAGCCGAGAGGTCATCGCGGATTCCATCGAGCTGGTGGCGCGCGGCAACGCCTTCGACGGCCTGGTCTGCCTCTCCGGCTGCGACAAGACCAACCCCGGCGTGGCCATGGCCCTGGCGCGCCTGGATATCCCCGGCCTCATCCTCTACGGCGGCTCCACGGCGCCGGGCCAGTGCGACGGCAGGGACCTCACCGTGCAGGATGTCTTCGAGGCCGTGGGAGCCCACAGCTCGGGCCGCCTGGACGACGCGGGCCTGAAGAAGGTCGAGGATGCTGCCTGTCCCGGCGCCGGGGCCTGCGGCGGCCAGTTCACGGCCAATACCATGGCCAGCAGCCTCGAGCTCATCGGCCTCAGCCCCATGGGCCTCAACGGCATTCCCGCAGAGGATCCCCGGAAGGGCGAGGCCGCCGAGACCTGCGGGCGCCTCGTGATGGAGTTGCTGAAGCGGGACCTGCGGCCCAGCGCCGTCCTCACCCGCGAAGCCTTCGAGAACGCCATCGCCGCGGTGGCCGCCACCGGCGGATCCACCAACGCCGTGCTGCACTACCTGGCCCTGGCCCGGGAGGCCGGCGTCCCGCTGACGCTTGAGGACTTCGACCAGATCAGCGCCCGCACGCCCCTGCTGGCGGACCTCAAGCCCGGCGGCCGCTTCACGGCCACGGATCTCCACGCGGCCGGCGGCATCCGCCTGGTGGCCCAGCGCCTGCTGGAAGGGGGCAAGGTCCATGGCGCCGCGCTCACGGTGACCGGGCGGACCCTGGCGGAAGAGCTGGCCTCGGCCCAAGAGACGCCCGGCCAGGAAGTGGTGCGCGCCGCGTCGAATCCCCTCAAGACGAGCGGGGGCCTGGTCATCCTGCGGGGCAGCCTCGCCCCGGAAGGCGCCGTGGTGAAGGTCGCGGGCCACGAGCGGCTGCACCACACCGGGCCGGCCCGCGTCTTTGAAACCGAGGATGAGGCCTTCGCCGCGGTGCAGGCCGGGCGCATTGACCCGGGCGATGTGGTGGTGATCCGCTACGAGGGCCCGCGGGGCGGCCCGGGGATGCGCGAAATGCTGGGCGTCACGGCGGCCCTGGTGGGTGCGGGCCTCGGCGAATCCGTGGCGCTGCTCACGGATGGCCGCTTCTCGGGCGCCACCCGCGGGCTCATGGCAGGCCATGTGGCGCCGGAGGCGGCCGTGGGCGGCCCCATCGCGCTGGTGCGGGAGGGCGACACCGTGGTCTTCGACATCCCCTCGCGCCGGCTCGATCTGAAGGTGGCCGGGGAGGAACTGGCCCGGCGTCGGGCCGAGTGGCGAACCCCGGCTCCGCGCTACCGCACGGGCGTGTTCGCCAAGTACGCCGCCACGGTGGCCAGCGCCGCCGAAGGCGCCATCACGGTCGCGCGGTGA
- the leuB gene encoding 3-isopropylmalate dehydrogenase, with the protein MDARITVLPGDGVGPEVTAQAVACLSAVGERFGHRFEFQEALIGGAAVDATGDPLPEATLAVCRSSQAVLLGAVGGPAWDGRPRHQRPESGLLRLRQALGLYANLRPVAVHPALEDASPLKPEIVRGTDLMFVRELSGGLYFGEPRSYSDQAAVNTLPYTRAEIERVAKVAFELAAGRRRNLVSVDKANVLETSRLWRQVVEDLAPAYPGVKVQHAYVDSFAMALITRPRDFDVVLTENLFGDILSDEAAVLAGSLGLLPSASLGGSVGVFEPIHGSAPDLAGQDRANPIGTILSAALLLRHGLDLQAEALALESAVDRVLQGGHGTGDLKGAIHPHGTRSLGDRIREAIRPPRARAPRLVDSAYSWCGSPEGHRSRP; encoded by the coding sequence ATGGACGCGCGGATCACTGTCCTCCCCGGAGATGGCGTGGGGCCCGAGGTCACCGCCCAGGCCGTGGCGTGCCTGTCGGCCGTGGGGGAGCGGTTCGGCCACCGCTTTGAATTCCAGGAAGCTCTCATCGGCGGGGCGGCCGTGGATGCTACCGGCGATCCGCTGCCCGAAGCCACGCTGGCGGTCTGCCGGTCCAGCCAGGCCGTGCTGCTGGGGGCCGTGGGCGGTCCTGCCTGGGATGGGCGCCCCCGGCACCAGCGGCCCGAGTCCGGCCTCCTGCGCCTGCGGCAGGCCCTGGGCCTCTATGCCAACCTGCGGCCGGTGGCCGTCCACCCGGCCCTGGAGGACGCCTCCCCGCTGAAACCCGAGATCGTCCGCGGGACGGACCTGATGTTCGTGCGGGAGCTTTCGGGCGGCCTCTATTTTGGCGAGCCCCGGTCGTACTCGGACCAGGCGGCCGTGAACACGCTGCCCTACACCCGGGCCGAGATCGAGCGCGTCGCCAAGGTGGCCTTCGAACTGGCGGCCGGCCGGCGCCGGAACCTGGTGTCCGTGGACAAGGCCAATGTGCTGGAGACCTCGCGCCTGTGGCGCCAGGTGGTGGAGGATCTGGCGCCGGCCTACCCGGGCGTGAAGGTCCAGCACGCCTATGTGGACAGCTTCGCCATGGCCCTCATCACGCGGCCCCGGGACTTCGATGTGGTGCTCACGGAGAACCTCTTCGGCGACATCCTCAGCGACGAGGCCGCCGTGCTGGCGGGGTCCCTGGGCCTGCTGCCTTCCGCGAGCCTCGGGGGGTCGGTGGGCGTCTTCGAGCCCATCCACGGATCGGCGCCGGACCTCGCGGGCCAGGACCGGGCCAACCCCATCGGCACCATCCTGTCGGCGGCCCTGCTGCTGCGCCACGGCCTGGACCTCCAGGCCGAGGCCCTGGCGCTGGAATCCGCCGTGGACCGGGTGCTTCAGGGCGGGCATGGCACGGGCGACCTGAAGGGCGCCATCCATCCCCACGGCACGCGCTCCCTGGGCGACCGGATCCGCGAGGCCATCCGTCCCCCCCGAGCCAGGGCTCCCCGCCTGGTGGATTCGGCCTATTCCTGGTGCGGTTCCCCGGAAGGCCACCGTTCCCGTCCCTAG
- a CDS encoding 2-isopropylmalate synthase produces MGTERIAIFDTTLRDGEQSPGCSMNLDEKLQMARQLEALGVDVIEAGFPVASDDDFSAVQAIARECRKPVIAALCRALPRDIDRAWEALREAARPRIHTFLATSDIHLAHKLQKTRAEALEMIRDGVRRAKALCADVEFSAEDATRSDWDYLVQVFAVAIEEGATVLNVPDTVGYTVPDEYGKLISHLRARVPGIEGVTISVHCHNDLGLAVANSLAAVAAGARQVECTVNGIGERAGNAALEEVVMALSVRRDALPFATGVNQEAIYRASQTLAHITGIEVQPNKAIVGRNAFAHESGIHQHGMLSHRSTYEIMTPESVGVRRTSLVLGKHSGRHALAKRFEELGYALGRTELDKAYKLFTKLSDQKKEIFDEDLLAIVRDGLTHIPEIFKLRALQATAGTSMFATALVTLATEGGEATETAMGDGPVNAVFAAVDKLTGLTGRLVDFRIHSLTGGADAVGEVFVQVEFDGVIHGGKGASTDVVEASTRAYLNATNKVLFARRASAPVEAETRC; encoded by the coding sequence ATGGGCACCGAGCGGATCGCCATCTTCGACACCACGCTTCGCGACGGCGAGCAGTCCCCGGGCTGCAGCATGAACCTCGACGAGAAGCTGCAGATGGCCCGCCAGCTGGAGGCCCTGGGCGTCGATGTCATCGAGGCGGGTTTCCCCGTGGCTTCAGACGACGACTTCTCCGCGGTGCAGGCCATCGCCCGGGAGTGCCGGAAGCCCGTGATCGCCGCCCTCTGCCGGGCCCTCCCCCGGGACATCGACCGCGCCTGGGAGGCCCTTCGGGAGGCTGCCCGACCGCGCATCCACACATTCCTGGCCACCTCCGACATCCACCTGGCCCACAAGCTCCAGAAGACCCGCGCCGAGGCCCTGGAGATGATCCGGGACGGCGTGCGGCGGGCTAAAGCGCTCTGCGCCGATGTGGAGTTCTCCGCCGAGGATGCCACCCGCAGCGACTGGGACTACCTGGTGCAGGTGTTCGCCGTGGCCATCGAGGAGGGCGCCACGGTGCTGAATGTGCCGGACACCGTCGGTTACACCGTCCCGGACGAATACGGGAAGCTCATCAGCCATCTCCGCGCCCGCGTGCCGGGCATCGAAGGCGTGACCATCAGCGTCCACTGCCACAACGACCTGGGGCTGGCGGTGGCCAATTCCCTGGCCGCCGTCGCGGCCGGGGCCCGGCAGGTGGAATGCACCGTGAACGGCATCGGCGAGCGCGCCGGCAATGCCGCGCTCGAGGAAGTGGTGATGGCGCTGTCCGTGCGCCGCGACGCGCTTCCCTTCGCCACGGGCGTGAACCAGGAGGCCATCTACCGCGCCAGCCAGACCCTCGCCCACATCACGGGCATCGAGGTGCAGCCCAACAAGGCCATCGTGGGGCGCAACGCCTTCGCCCACGAGAGCGGCATCCACCAGCACGGCATGCTGAGCCACCGCTCCACCTACGAGATCATGACGCCGGAATCCGTCGGCGTCCGCCGGACCAGCCTTGTGCTCGGCAAGCACTCGGGCCGCCACGCCCTGGCCAAGCGCTTCGAGGAATTGGGCTACGCCCTGGGCCGAACGGAACTGGACAAGGCCTACAAGCTGTTCACCAAGCTCAGTGACCAGAAGAAGGAGATCTTCGACGAGGACCTGTTGGCCATCGTCCGCGACGGCCTGACCCACATCCCCGAAATCTTCAAGCTCCGGGCGCTCCAGGCCACGGCGGGCACCTCGATGTTTGCCACGGCCCTGGTCACCCTGGCCACCGAGGGCGGCGAGGCCACGGAGACCGCCATGGGCGACGGGCCGGTGAACGCCGTCTTCGCGGCCGTGGACAAGCTCACGGGACTGACCGGCCGTCTGGTGGATTTCCGGATCCACTCCCTCACGGGCGGCGCCGATGCCGTGGGCGAGGTCTTCGTCCAGGTGGAGTTCGACGGCGTGATCCACGGCGGCAAGGGGGCCAGCACGGATGTGGTGGAGGCCAGCACCCGGGCCTATCTCAACGCCACGAACAAGGTCCTCTTCGCCCGCCGCGCCTCTGCGCCGGTCGAAGCCGAAACGAGGTGTTGA
- a CDS encoding LysR family transcriptional regulator, with the protein MDLGQLETFLVVAQEKSFSRAAERLFRTQPAVSLALKKLEEELGETLLDRTTKGGVLTDAGTTLLPLAQRMFDLRQEIFDTFGALKGLQQGRLNVGANESVSEFLLPRILLAYQQACPAIKIQAYRQTSERIPAEVLDRRLDVGFVSYDALHPELVSQVIHRDRMVLVVPPGHRFARRKNLRIADLAEDRFVAHNAPTPTRTAIIELFARCETPLRLTMELASIATILEFVALGAGLAILPRMTVAAAVREGRLVEVPVHELQLEKLIRIVTRREAAQSPATRAFLGLIRSIDFSQPLPGPGRKRP; encoded by the coding sequence ATGGATCTCGGGCAGCTGGAGACATTCCTGGTGGTGGCGCAGGAGAAGAGTTTCTCCCGGGCCGCGGAGCGCCTCTTCCGCACCCAGCCCGCCGTGAGCCTCGCCCTCAAGAAACTCGAGGAGGAGCTGGGCGAGACCCTGCTGGACCGGACCACCAAGGGCGGCGTCCTCACGGATGCCGGCACCACCCTGTTGCCGCTGGCCCAGCGCATGTTCGACCTGAGACAGGAGATCTTCGACACCTTCGGGGCCCTGAAGGGGCTCCAGCAGGGCCGCCTGAATGTCGGGGCCAACGAAAGCGTGTCGGAGTTCCTGCTGCCCCGGATCCTGCTGGCCTACCAGCAGGCCTGCCCGGCCATCAAGATCCAGGCCTACCGCCAGACCTCGGAGCGCATTCCGGCCGAGGTGCTGGACCGCAGGCTCGATGTGGGCTTCGTCTCCTACGACGCGCTGCATCCCGAGCTGGTGAGCCAGGTCATCCACCGCGACCGCATGGTGCTGGTGGTGCCTCCGGGACACCGCTTCGCCCGGCGGAAGAACCTCCGCATCGCCGATCTGGCAGAGGACCGCTTCGTGGCCCACAACGCCCCCACGCCCACCCGGACCGCCATCATCGAGCTGTTCGCGCGCTGCGAGACGCCCCTGCGGCTCACCATGGAGCTGGCCTCCATCGCCACCATCCTGGAGTTCGTGGCCCTGGGCGCCGGACTGGCCATCCTGCCGCGGATGACCGTGGCCGCCGCGGTCCGCGAGGGCCGCCTGGTGGAGGTGCCCGTGCACGAGCTCCAGCTGGAGAAGCTCATCCGCATCGTCACCCGTCGCGAAGCGGCCCAGTCCCCGGCCACCCGCGCCTTCCTCGGCCTCATCCGCTCCATCGACTTCAGCCAGCCCCTGCCCGGCCCTGGGAGGAAACGCCCATGA
- the leuC gene encoding 3-isopropylmalate dehydratase large subunit, with the protein MTPRTLYDKIWDEHLVATRADGTSLLYIDRHLVHEVTSPQAFEGLREAQRPLRRPNAILSVADHNVPTLHREKGIADETCRLQVEALEANVKAYGVPYLPLLDDRQGIVHVVGPEQGFTLPGTTIVCGDSHTSTHGAFGALAFGIGTSEVEHVMATQTLPQRKSRNLRVRFEGALPRGLGAKDLALALIGRIGTAGGTGHVMEFTGAAVRALSMEGRMTLCNMSIEGGARSGLVAPDDTTFAYLHGRPMAPQGALWDQALAHWRGLAYEEGGVFDREVVLDISELAPQVTWGTSPQWVTDITGRVPDPASATTPDDRQAMLRALDYMDLRPGTPIEEIALQAVFIGSCTNGRIEDLREAAAVAKGRRVAPGIRALVVPGSGLVKRQAEAEGLDRIFLEAGFEWRQPGCSMCLGMNEDRLAEGVRCASTSNRNFEGRQGRGSRTHLVSPGMAAAAAVTGHFTDVRRWLEA; encoded by the coding sequence ATGACTCCGCGAACCCTCTACGACAAGATCTGGGACGAGCACCTGGTGGCCACCCGCGCCGACGGCACCAGCCTGCTCTACATCGACCGGCACCTGGTCCACGAGGTCACCAGCCCGCAGGCCTTCGAAGGCCTGCGGGAAGCCCAGCGCCCGCTCCGCCGACCCAACGCCATCCTCTCCGTGGCCGACCACAATGTCCCCACCCTCCACCGGGAGAAGGGCATCGCCGACGAGACCTGCCGCCTTCAGGTCGAAGCCCTCGAGGCGAATGTGAAGGCCTACGGCGTACCCTACCTGCCCCTGCTCGACGACCGGCAGGGCATCGTCCATGTGGTGGGCCCGGAGCAGGGCTTCACCCTGCCCGGCACCACCATCGTCTGCGGCGACAGCCACACCAGCACCCACGGCGCCTTCGGGGCCCTGGCCTTCGGCATCGGCACCAGCGAGGTCGAGCATGTGATGGCCACCCAGACCCTGCCGCAGCGGAAGTCGCGCAACCTGCGCGTGCGCTTCGAGGGCGCTCTGCCCCGGGGGCTCGGCGCCAAGGACCTGGCCCTGGCGCTGATCGGCCGCATCGGCACCGCCGGCGGCACCGGCCATGTCATGGAGTTCACCGGAGCCGCGGTCCGCGCCCTGTCCATGGAGGGCCGCATGACCCTCTGCAACATGAGCATCGAAGGCGGGGCGCGCTCCGGCCTGGTGGCTCCGGACGACACCACCTTCGCCTACCTGCACGGCCGGCCCATGGCCCCCCAAGGCGCCCTGTGGGACCAGGCCCTGGCCCATTGGCGCGGCCTGGCCTACGAGGAGGGGGGGGTCTTCGACCGGGAAGTCGTGCTGGACATCTCGGAACTGGCTCCCCAGGTCACCTGGGGCACCAGTCCCCAGTGGGTGACGGACATCACCGGCCGCGTGCCCGATCCCGCCTCGGCGACCACGCCCGATGATCGGCAGGCCATGCTGCGCGCCCTTGACTACATGGATCTCCGGCCCGGCACGCCCATCGAGGAGATCGCCCTGCAGGCCGTCTTCATCGGCTCCTGCACCAACGGCCGCATCGAGGATCTCCGCGAGGCCGCCGCGGTGGCGAAGGGCCGCCGGGTCGCACCGGGCATCCGCGCCCTGGTGGTGCCGGGCTCGGGTCTGGTGAAGCGGCAGGCCGAGGCCGAGGGCCTGGACCGGATCTTCCTGGAGGCCGGCTTCGAGTGGCGCCAGCCCGGCTGCAGCATGTGCCTGGGCATGAACGAGGATCGCCTCGCCGAGGGCGTCCGCTGCGCCAGCACCAGCAACCGCAACTTCGAAGGCCGGCAGGGCCGCGGCAGCCGCACCCACCTGGTGAGTCCCGGCATGGCCGCCGCCGCGGCCGTGACGGGCCACTTCACCGATGTGCGCCGATGGCTGGAGGCTTGA
- the leuD gene encoding 3-isopropylmalate dehydratase small subunit: MEPFTTLTGIAAPLLRANIDTDLIIPKQFLKTLVRSGLGKNLFQEIRYDAQGRERADFILNQAPYRRASILLAGPNFGCGSSREHAPWALKDFGIRSILAPSFADIFFTNCFANGLLPAILPMEALEALAAVEGPLTVDLPAQQVRGGGQTFAFAIEPARKAVLLEGLDEIRRTEANLADIAAFEARRREEAPWLETRVS, translated from the coding sequence ATGGAACCGTTCACCACCCTCACCGGCATCGCGGCGCCCCTGCTGCGCGCCAACATCGACACGGACCTCATCATTCCCAAGCAGTTCCTGAAGACGCTGGTGCGCTCGGGCCTGGGCAAGAACCTCTTCCAGGAGATCCGGTACGACGCCCAAGGGCGGGAGCGCGCGGATTTCATCTTGAACCAGGCACCCTACCGCCGCGCCTCGATCCTGCTCGCCGGGCCGAACTTCGGCTGCGGCTCCAGCCGCGAACACGCGCCCTGGGCCCTTAAGGACTTCGGCATCCGCTCCATCCTGGCGCCCAGCTTCGCTGACATCTTCTTCACCAACTGCTTCGCCAACGGCCTCCTGCCGGCGATCCTCCCCATGGAGGCCCTAGAGGCCCTGGCGGCGGTCGAGGGCCCGCTGACCGTGGACCTCCCCGCCCAGCAGGTGCGCGGCGGCGGCCAGACCTTCGCCTTCGCCATCGAGCCTGCCCGCAAGGCCGTGCTGCTCGAAGGGCTCGACGAGATCCGGCGCACCGAGGCGAACCTGGCCGACATCGCCGCCTTCGAGGCCCGCCGGCGCGAAGAAGCGCCCTGGCTGGAGACCCGCGTGTCCTGA